One window from the genome of Chitinivorax sp. PXF-14 encodes:
- the nagZ gene encoding beta-N-acetylhexosaminidase, whose translation MALGPVMVDIAGKTLTDAERERLLHPNTGGIILFSRNYESPEQLKALTAEIHALRNPPLLIAVDHEGGRVQRFKSGFTRLPPMRELGRLWDEAEHKAALHTAEQVGWVMAAELRACGVDFTFAPVLDVDHGRCAVIGDRAFHADPAVIAALAHALQLGLKRGGMPSVGKHFPGHGHVAEDSHHELPVDERSFEQIEAVDLKPFEQMIHHGLTAVMPAHVIYTAVDSRPAGFSSLWLKDILRQRLGFDGVIFSDALDMEGASVAGTMAQRVDAALDAGCDMVLVCNKPQQADEVLRQLHRPVNPASLARYARLHGKPHPPTLSQLREQAEFAAAVHAVGAVGLASADLPFPPVGEA comes from the coding sequence ATGGCCCTTGGCCCCGTGATGGTCGACATCGCCGGCAAGACACTGACTGACGCCGAACGTGAACGCCTGCTTCACCCCAATACCGGTGGCATCATCCTGTTTTCGCGCAATTACGAGTCGCCAGAACAACTCAAGGCACTGACCGCTGAGATACATGCGCTGCGCAACCCGCCGCTGCTCATCGCGGTGGATCATGAGGGAGGGCGCGTGCAACGTTTCAAGTCCGGCTTCACGCGTTTGCCACCCATGCGGGAACTGGGGCGGCTATGGGACGAAGCCGAGCACAAAGCAGCGCTCCATACGGCCGAACAGGTCGGCTGGGTAATGGCCGCCGAGCTGCGTGCCTGTGGCGTCGATTTCACCTTTGCGCCCGTGCTCGATGTCGACCACGGGCGTTGTGCGGTCATCGGCGATCGTGCATTCCATGCCGACCCGGCTGTGATTGCTGCTCTGGCACATGCCCTGCAGCTCGGACTGAAGCGGGGCGGGATGCCGTCCGTGGGCAAGCACTTCCCCGGCCACGGCCATGTGGCGGAGGATTCGCACCATGAATTGCCTGTCGATGAGCGCTCATTCGAGCAGATCGAGGCTGTCGATCTGAAACCGTTCGAGCAGATGATCCACCATGGGCTGACTGCCGTGATGCCGGCGCACGTCATCTACACGGCGGTCGACAGTCGCCCGGCGGGGTTTTCGTCGCTGTGGCTGAAGGATATCCTGCGGCAGCGCCTTGGCTTCGATGGCGTCATTTTCAGCGATGCGCTCGACATGGAGGGAGCAAGCGTCGCCGGCACCATGGCACAGCGGGTGGATGCCGCCCTCGATGCGGGTTGCGACATGGTGTTGGTGTGCAACAAGCCGCAGCAGGCCGACGAGGTATTGCGCCAGCTGCACCGGCCCGTCAATCCGGCAAGCCTGGCCCGTTACGCGAGGCTGCACGGCAAGCCGCACCCACCCACCCTGAGCCAGTTGCGCGAGCAGGCCGAGTTTGCGGCTGCCGTGCATGCCGTCGGGGCTGTCGGCCTGGCAAGTGCGGATCTGCCATTTCCACCCGTCGGTGAGGCCTAG
- a CDS encoding cation diffusion facilitator family transporter, translated as MAAHAHHDHHGHDHPHDESHGGHAHAHHHGASLTWALVFTLGFAIVEVVGGLLSGSLALLSDAGHMVSDVVALALAAFAQRLAVRPPSSRHSYGFGRAEVVAALINGLLMLMVIVWIAVEAVQRLLAPHPVAGGTVMVVAGLGLLVNVIVAFVLSRDAHSLNTRAALLHVMGDLLGSVAALLAGAVIQFTGWMPIDPILSVLVAGLILFSTVSLIRHALQVLMEGVPADLDFEAIGKAIAVIPGVQSAHDLHVWSLSSGKVALSAHLTLNSLEQWPRILPQARLMLKQRFAIEHVTLQPEPADLGQRYQVQIPIVARD; from the coding sequence ATGGCCGCGCATGCCCATCACGATCACCACGGCCACGACCATCCGCATGACGAAAGCCATGGGGGCCACGCCCATGCCCATCACCATGGCGCCAGTCTCACCTGGGCACTGGTTTTCACCCTGGGTTTCGCTATCGTTGAAGTCGTTGGTGGCCTGCTCTCTGGCTCGCTTGCGCTGTTGTCCGATGCGGGGCACATGGTATCCGACGTCGTCGCGCTTGCGCTGGCTGCGTTTGCCCAGCGCCTGGCCGTCCGCCCTCCGTCCAGCCGGCACTCTTACGGCTTCGGCCGGGCAGAAGTCGTCGCCGCACTGATCAATGGCCTGTTGATGTTGATGGTGATCGTCTGGATTGCCGTCGAGGCCGTGCAGCGCCTGCTGGCGCCGCACCCCGTAGCCGGTGGGACCGTCATGGTGGTGGCTGGGCTGGGATTGCTGGTGAACGTCATCGTGGCTTTCGTGTTGTCCCGCGACGCGCATTCGCTGAATACGCGTGCAGCCCTGCTGCACGTGATGGGCGACTTGCTCGGCTCGGTCGCGGCGCTGCTTGCCGGGGCGGTGATCCAGTTCACCGGATGGATGCCGATCGACCCGATTCTCTCGGTGCTGGTGGCGGGTCTGATCCTGTTTTCGACTGTCAGCCTGATTCGCCATGCGCTGCAGGTCTTGATGGAAGGCGTGCCGGCCGATCTCGATTTCGAGGCGATCGGCAAGGCGATTGCGGTGATTCCCGGCGTGCAGTCCGCCCATGACCTGCACGTGTGGAGCCTGAGCTCAGGGAAGGTGGCGTTGTCGGCTCACCTGACGCTGAACTCGCTCGAGCAGTGGCCGCGCATCCTGCCGCAGGCGCGCCTGATGCTGAAGCAGCGCTTTGCCATCGAGCATGTAACCTTGCAACCTGAGCCAGCCGATCTCGGCCAGCGTTACCAGGTCCAGATCCCTATCGTCGCCAGGGACTGA
- the pdxJ gene encoding pyridoxine 5'-phosphate synthase encodes MIQLGVNIDHVATLRQARGTRYPSPIQAAVIAESAGADAITLHLREDRRHIQDRDVEILREVLQTRMNLELAVTDEMLAHALKIKPHDACLVPERREELTTEGGLDVVRNRDRVKQAIDELTRAGSRVSLFIDADREQIEMAHALGAPCIEIHTGRYAEADTIGEMSQELERIRDAVAFGTGLGLRVNAGHGLHYHNVQKVAAIPGVRELNIGHAIVAQALFVGFKEAVREMKLLIDAASKMQSHT; translated from the coding sequence ATGATTCAACTGGGCGTCAACATCGACCATGTCGCAACGTTGCGGCAAGCTCGAGGCACGCGTTATCCGAGCCCGATTCAGGCCGCCGTCATCGCCGAGTCGGCCGGGGCTGATGCGATCACGCTGCATCTGCGGGAAGACCGGCGGCACATCCAGGATCGCGACGTCGAGATTCTGCGCGAAGTGCTGCAGACGCGCATGAACCTGGAGCTGGCCGTGACCGACGAAATGCTGGCCCATGCACTCAAGATCAAGCCGCACGATGCCTGCCTAGTGCCGGAACGGCGCGAGGAATTGACGACGGAGGGCGGGCTCGACGTGGTGCGCAACCGGGATCGCGTCAAGCAGGCGATCGACGAATTGACCCGAGCCGGCAGCCGGGTGTCGCTGTTCATCGACGCTGATCGAGAGCAGATCGAGATGGCGCACGCGCTTGGCGCACCCTGCATCGAGATTCACACCGGTCGTTACGCCGAGGCCGACACCATTGGCGAGATGAGCCAGGAACTCGAACGTATCCGCGACGCCGTGGCATTCGGCACCGGCCTGGGCTTGCGCGTCAATGCAGGCCATGGGCTGCATTACCACAATGTGCAGAAGGTCGCAGCCATCCCGGGGGTACGTGAATTGAACATCGGCCATGCCATCGTCGCGCAAGCGCTCTTCGTCGGCTTCAAGGAGGCCGTGCGCGAGATGAAGTTGCTGATTGATGCCGCATCCAAGATGCAATCGCACACGTGA
- the recO gene encoding DNA repair protein RecO, with translation MSEARKVEAQPAFVLHAYPYRETSLIIEVFARDHGRLAIVARGARRPKSAVRGVLMAFQPLLLSWFGKSELKTLHSAEWQGGMPQMSGLPLICGFYLNELLLNLLAREDPHEQLFDHYGETLRSLSQGAPVAPILRRFELRLLEQLGYGLDLTHTAAGQAIEPGECYRFEPSAGLLPGAASEPGAVAGRTLLAMAEDRLDDPGVLAQSKALMRSLIGHQLGDRPLHTRRLLRDLNQL, from the coding sequence ATGAGTGAAGCACGAAAGGTCGAAGCTCAGCCGGCGTTCGTGTTGCATGCCTACCCCTATCGCGAAACCAGCCTGATCATCGAGGTCTTCGCACGTGACCATGGTCGCCTAGCCATTGTTGCGCGCGGTGCACGGCGGCCCAAATCGGCCGTGCGCGGGGTGTTGATGGCCTTTCAGCCGCTATTGCTGTCGTGGTTTGGCAAGAGTGAACTGAAGACACTGCATTCCGCCGAGTGGCAGGGGGGTATGCCGCAGATGTCGGGTTTGCCGCTTATCTGCGGTTTCTATCTGAATGAGTTGCTGCTGAATCTGCTTGCCCGTGAAGACCCGCACGAGCAGCTGTTCGATCATTATGGCGAAACCCTCCGCAGCTTGTCGCAGGGGGCGCCTGTCGCACCAATCCTCAGGCGTTTCGAGCTACGTTTACTGGAGCAGCTTGGTTACGGGCTGGATCTGACCCACACTGCGGCTGGCCAGGCTATCGAGCCCGGCGAGTGCTACCGTTTCGAGCCCAGTGCCGGCCTGCTGCCAGGTGCGGCATCCGAGCCGGGGGCGGTCGCTGGTAGAACCCTGCTGGCAATGGCCGAGGATCGCCTCGATGACCCGGGCGTACTGGCGCAAAGCAAGGCCTTGATGCGTTCGCTGATCGGCCACCAGCTGGGAGATCGCCCCCTGCACACCCGCAGGCTACTGCGGGATCTCAACCAGCTATAA
- a CDS encoding DUF4845 domain-containing protein, with protein sequence MKKQRGLSLFGLLVIGALVGFFVLLGIKCVPAYTEYFGVKNAITALIKDSASAPAQEIRAAFDKRGLIEGYKIRGDELDIDQTPNGTTIGIEYDREVPVAANISLKIHFTVSQSTAGKSAEQGQ encoded by the coding sequence ATGAAAAAACAACGTGGCTTGAGCCTGTTTGGGTTGTTGGTCATCGGTGCCTTGGTGGGGTTTTTTGTGCTGCTGGGCATCAAATGTGTTCCCGCTTATACAGAGTATTTTGGCGTAAAAAATGCCATCACCGCTTTGATCAAGGACTCAGCAAGTGCTCCTGCCCAGGAAATTCGAGCCGCTTTCGATAAGCGTGGGCTAATTGAGGGCTATAAGATTCGAGGAGATGAGCTCGATATCGATCAGACGCCCAACGGTACCACCATCGGTATCGAATACGATCGCGAAGTACCTGTCGCGGCCAACATCAGCCTGAAGATTCACTTCACCGTGAGTCAGTCGACGGCTGGCAAGTCAGCAGAGCAGGGGCAGTAA
- a CDS encoding NfeD family protein yields the protein MQSPLFWLIVGIALFGIELITGTFYMLILGTAFLFAALGGWIGLNDYSQLMLAAGIGAGGVLVLYKHRQAELKRQPPESQSLDIGQTVRVLQWLDDTHARVAYRGTEWDAELLGGHPQAAVLYICDTRGSTLLLSEQRPEGSPNVRNPDRIARRRHHLRH from the coding sequence GTGCAATCACCGTTGTTCTGGCTTATCGTGGGCATCGCCCTGTTCGGTATTGAACTGATTACCGGAACGTTCTACATGCTGATCCTCGGGACGGCCTTCCTGTTTGCCGCGCTTGGCGGCTGGATCGGCCTCAACGACTACAGCCAGCTCATGCTGGCTGCCGGCATTGGCGCGGGCGGCGTGCTGGTCCTCTACAAACATCGCCAGGCCGAACTCAAGCGCCAGCCCCCCGAGTCGCAAAGCCTCGACATCGGCCAGACCGTGCGCGTGCTGCAGTGGCTGGACGACACCCACGCCCGCGTGGCCTACCGCGGGACGGAATGGGATGCCGAATTGCTCGGCGGCCACCCCCAAGCGGCTGTGTTGTATATCTGCGACACCCGCGGCTCCACCTTGCTGCTTTCCGAACAACGCCCAGAAGGAAGCCCCAATGTTCGAAATCCTGATCGTATTGCTCGTCGTCGCCATCATCTTCGTCATTAA
- a CDS encoding antibiotic biosynthesis monooxygenase codes for MTRPDGPYYAVIFTSKRCDGDDGYGAMAERMLSLAAQQPGYLGMDSARGTDGIGITVSYWQDEQSIVAWKGNVEHQLAQKLGRERWYEYFSVRVARVERSYDFPFPPQA; via the coding sequence ATGACTCGGCCTGATGGTCCGTATTACGCCGTGATCTTTACGTCCAAGCGCTGCGATGGTGACGATGGCTATGGTGCCATGGCTGAACGCATGCTGAGCTTGGCCGCACAGCAGCCCGGCTATCTGGGAATGGATAGCGCAAGAGGGACGGACGGTATCGGCATCACGGTCAGCTATTGGCAGGACGAGCAATCCATCGTGGCCTGGAAAGGCAATGTGGAACATCAACTCGCGCAAAAGCTTGGCCGCGAACGCTGGTACGAGTATTTCTCGGTACGCGTGGCGCGTGTCGAGCGGTCATACGATTTTCCCTTTCCGCCTCAGGCATGA
- a CDS encoding cyclic nucleotide-binding domain-containing protein, producing the protein MANNWLEELAVHGTGLDRITTLALAVALMAALYVTLPRDRMTLRRYGIFFLVCWLVQPLTGQLDQLDLPMGSSVLHEALTLGTGMVLIKLLGLLLFRVVLRALRLELPRILEDVSVFVFYIAFGLVRMRVAGVELGHIITTSAVITAVIGFSMQDTLGNVLSGLALQLDHSLDIGDWIKVGETVGKVSEIRWRSTRIETNDLETVVIPNSILMKNDFILLGKQGDLPAPVRRWVHFNSSLSAQPHRVISIVEKTLRDANIPFVARDPAPSCVLVDFDHGTGRYAVRYWLTDMTQDTPADSSIRVHVFNALQRAGLRIAIHEYHLYTSTNDYKDTSILKREELKRRLDALRHIDLFARMEPDELNLVAEQLVYAPFAAGDVISRQGAVAHWLYIIKAGSAEIWRESEQGRRRVGELKEGSFFGEMGLLTGAPRSATLIAITDVECYRLHKSALEEILTARPELAAELSEVIAERAREHADEPAGGYNPQATMQSSELLAKIKRFFSLT; encoded by the coding sequence ATGGCCAACAACTGGTTAGAGGAACTCGCCGTCCACGGCACCGGGCTGGATCGCATCACTACCCTCGCGCTCGCCGTCGCGCTGATGGCGGCCCTGTATGTCACGCTGCCGCGCGACCGCATGACACTACGGCGCTACGGCATATTCTTCCTGGTTTGCTGGCTGGTTCAGCCGCTGACGGGGCAGCTCGACCAACTCGATCTGCCGATGGGCAGCAGCGTGCTGCACGAGGCGTTGACGCTCGGCACCGGCATGGTGCTGATCAAATTGCTCGGGCTGTTGCTGTTCCGTGTCGTGTTGCGCGCCTTGCGGCTCGAACTGCCACGCATTCTCGAAGATGTATCGGTCTTCGTGTTCTACATCGCATTCGGCCTGGTGCGCATGCGGGTGGCTGGCGTCGAGCTTGGGCACATCATCACCACCTCGGCCGTGATCACTGCCGTCATCGGTTTCTCGATGCAGGATACCCTGGGCAATGTGCTGTCGGGCCTGGCGCTGCAGCTCGACCACTCACTCGACATCGGTGACTGGATCAAGGTGGGTGAAACGGTGGGAAAAGTCAGCGAAATTCGCTGGCGTTCAACGCGAATCGAGACGAATGATCTCGAAACCGTGGTAATCCCCAATAGCATCCTGATGAAGAATGACTTTATTTTACTGGGCAAACAGGGGGACCTGCCGGCGCCGGTGAGGCGATGGGTGCATTTCAATTCCAGCCTGTCCGCGCAGCCGCATCGTGTGATCAGCATCGTGGAAAAGACCTTGCGCGACGCCAACATCCCGTTTGTCGCCCGCGATCCGGCGCCGAGTTGTGTCCTGGTCGACTTCGACCACGGCACGGGGCGCTATGCAGTCCGTTACTGGTTGACCGACATGACACAGGATACCCCGGCCGACTCGTCGATCCGCGTGCATGTATTCAACGCACTGCAACGGGCCGGCTTGCGCATCGCCATCCACGAGTACCACCTCTACACCTCGACCAACGATTACAAGGACACATCGATACTGAAACGTGAGGAGTTGAAACGCCGCCTCGACGCGCTCCGCCATATCGACCTGTTTGCGCGCATGGAGCCCGATGAGCTCAATCTGGTGGCGGAACAACTCGTCTATGCGCCGTTCGCGGCGGGCGACGTGATCAGCCGGCAGGGTGCGGTGGCGCATTGGCTCTACATCATCAAGGCTGGCAGTGCCGAAATATGGCGGGAGTCGGAACAAGGGCGCCGCCGCGTGGGCGAGCTCAAGGAAGGCAGCTTCTTTGGTGAGATGGGGCTGCTGACTGGCGCGCCGCGCTCGGCCACGCTGATCGCCATTACCGATGTCGAATGCTACCGCCTGCACAAATCGGCGCTCGAAGAGATACTGACGGCCCGGCCGGAGCTGGCTGCGGAGCTTTCCGAAGTGATCGCCGAGCGCGCGCGCGAACACGCGGACGAACCGGCTGGTGGCTATAATCCCCAGGCAACGATGCAAAGCAGCGAGCTCTTGGCAAAGATCAAGCGCTTCTTCAGCCTGACCTGA
- a CDS encoding SPFH domain-containing protein yields the protein MFEILIVLLVVAIIFVIKTINIVPQQNAWVVERLGKFHEVLQPGLNYVFPFIDRVAYRHVLKEVPLDVPSQVCITRDNTQLQVDGILYFQVTDAKLASYGSSDYILAITQLAQTTLRSVIGKMELDKTFEERDDINRAVVAALDEAASNWGVKVLRYEIKDLTPPKEILHAMQQQITAEREKRALIAASSGRQQEQVNLATGERAAAIQRSEGQRQAAINQSEGEKLSAINRAEGESEAIRLVARATAEAIHMVAQTIRQPGGMEAVNLKVAEQYVEAFGKLAKTGNTLILPGNLSDVGGLVATVMSVVKNTSAEAAGKQE from the coding sequence ATGTTCGAAATCCTGATCGTATTGCTCGTCGTCGCCATCATCTTCGTCATTAAGACGATCAACATCGTCCCCCAGCAGAATGCCTGGGTGGTGGAGCGGCTGGGCAAATTTCACGAGGTGCTGCAGCCCGGGCTGAACTATGTCTTCCCCTTCATCGACCGCGTGGCCTATCGCCACGTCCTCAAGGAAGTGCCGCTCGATGTGCCGAGCCAGGTGTGCATCACGCGCGACAACACGCAGCTGCAAGTGGATGGCATCCTCTACTTCCAGGTGACCGACGCCAAGCTCGCCTCCTACGGCTCGAGCGACTACATCCTCGCCATCACGCAGCTGGCGCAGACCACACTGCGCTCGGTGATCGGCAAGATGGAGCTCGACAAGACCTTCGAGGAACGCGACGACATCAACCGCGCGGTCGTCGCTGCGCTGGACGAGGCGGCCTCCAACTGGGGCGTGAAGGTGTTGCGCTACGAAATCAAGGATCTGACGCCGCCGAAAGAAATCCTGCACGCGATGCAGCAGCAGATCACCGCCGAACGCGAGAAACGCGCGCTGATCGCGGCCTCGTCGGGGCGCCAGCAGGAACAGGTCAACCTCGCGACCGGCGAGCGTGCAGCGGCCATCCAGCGTTCGGAAGGCCAACGCCAGGCGGCCATCAACCAGTCGGAAGGCGAAAAGCTGTCGGCCATCAATCGTGCGGAAGGCGAGTCCGAGGCCATCCGCCTGGTCGCCCGGGCCACCGCGGAGGCCATCCACATGGTGGCGCAGACGATCCGCCAACCGGGCGGCATGGAGGCGGTCAACCTCAAGGTGGCGGAACAGTATGTCGAGGCATTCGGCAAGCTGGCGAAGACTGGCAACACCCTGATCCTGCCCGGCAATCTCAGCGATGTCGGCGGGCTCGTCGCCACGGTAATGAGCGTGGTAAAGAATACCTCGGCAGAGGCTGCGGGCAAGCAGGAGTAA
- the lepB gene encoding signal peptidase I, with protein sequence MNWLYFFAFITVLGGVLAAANRQPVVPGEEPPVILQAGYLGIFVGIFGLFAQFMSLTAAMLLFVVVIGVMSYGYKLVEAKAGSLSAARVPLAVEYARDFFPILLAVFLLRSFLVEPFQIPSSSMRPGLIVGDFILVNKFAYGVRTPVINNVVLPVGEPKRGDVMVFHYPEDDKIDYIKRVVGLPGDKVEYRNKKLTINGKPMEQTESGSYRYADNGLDVIDTKQYTENLSDHPHPVIIDETKPSIMTIGVKDFPGRDNCVYSDDGFTCMVPQGHYFMMGDNRDNSSDSRYWGFVPERNIVGKAFLIWMNFRDLKRVGTLIN encoded by the coding sequence ATGAATTGGCTTTACTTTTTTGCCTTCATCACCGTGCTTGGTGGTGTGCTTGCCGCGGCAAATCGCCAGCCGGTTGTGCCCGGTGAGGAGCCGCCGGTGATTCTGCAGGCCGGCTATCTGGGGATCTTTGTCGGTATTTTTGGGTTGTTCGCCCAGTTCATGAGCCTGACCGCAGCCATGCTGCTGTTCGTTGTCGTGATTGGTGTAATGTCCTATGGTTACAAGCTGGTAGAAGCCAAAGCGGGCAGCCTGTCCGCTGCTCGTGTGCCGCTGGCCGTCGAGTATGCTCGCGACTTCTTTCCCATTCTGCTTGCGGTTTTCCTGCTGCGCTCGTTTCTGGTCGAGCCTTTCCAGATACCATCAAGCTCGATGCGCCCGGGGCTGATCGTTGGTGATTTCATCCTGGTGAACAAGTTTGCTTACGGCGTACGTACCCCTGTCATCAACAATGTCGTGCTGCCCGTCGGCGAGCCCAAGCGGGGTGACGTGATGGTGTTTCACTACCCGGAGGATGACAAGATCGATTACATCAAGCGGGTGGTGGGGCTGCCGGGCGACAAGGTTGAATACCGCAATAAGAAGCTGACCATCAATGGCAAGCCGATGGAACAGACGGAATCCGGCTCGTATCGCTATGCAGACAACGGTCTGGATGTGATCGATACCAAGCAATACACCGAGAATCTCAGCGACCATCCACACCCGGTCATTATCGACGAAACCAAGCCATCTATAATGACGATAGGCGTGAAGGATTTTCCCGGCCGTGATAACTGCGTCTATAGCGACGATGGTTTCACTTGCATGGTTCCCCAAGGCCATTACTTCATGATGGGCGACAATCGTGACAATTCTAGCGATAGCCGTTATTGGGGGTTTGTGCCCGAACGTAATATCGTAGGCAAGGCGTTTCTGATCTGGATGAATTTCCGTGATCTGAAGCGTGTTGGAACCTTGATTAATTAA
- the era gene encoding GTPase Era: MSDTQFHSGFVAIVGRPNVGKSTLLNHLIGQKISITSRKAQTTRHRVTGIHTDEHSQFVFVDTPGFQTRHRNAMNDALNKSVKTTLGDVDAILFVVEALKFGPADEEVLQLLPKHRPVWLVINKIDKHDKTLLLPFMQQMAERFDFAGIVPVSAEKHIQIEALLDAVRPHLPQGDPMYPEDQITDRSERFLAAEIIREKLFRLLGEELPYSINVEIEKYEQEGDLRRIFAAILVDKANQKAIIIGKGGEKLKRVSSEARVDMEQMFEGRVYLEVWVKVRSGWADDIRFLKQLSGEG; encoded by the coding sequence ATGAGCGATACGCAGTTCCATTCCGGTTTTGTGGCGATTGTCGGTCGCCCCAATGTCGGCAAATCCACGTTGCTCAATCATCTGATCGGCCAGAAGATCAGCATCACCTCGCGCAAGGCTCAGACGACGCGCCATCGGGTAACGGGAATCCATACCGACGAGCATTCCCAGTTCGTCTTTGTCGATACCCCGGGTTTCCAGACCCGGCATCGCAATGCAATGAACGATGCACTTAACAAAAGCGTCAAGACCACGCTGGGTGACGTCGATGCCATCCTGTTTGTCGTCGAAGCATTGAAGTTCGGGCCTGCCGATGAAGAGGTATTGCAACTCTTGCCCAAGCACCGGCCCGTATGGCTGGTGATCAACAAGATCGACAAGCACGATAAGACCTTGCTGCTACCGTTCATGCAACAGATGGCAGAACGCTTCGATTTTGCCGGCATTGTGCCCGTCAGTGCGGAAAAGCATATCCAGATCGAGGCCTTGCTCGATGCGGTCAGGCCACATTTGCCGCAGGGCGATCCGATGTATCCAGAGGACCAGATCACCGACAGGAGCGAGCGTTTCCTGGCGGCGGAGATCATTCGCGAGAAGCTGTTCCGCTTGCTGGGAGAGGAGCTACCTTACTCTATCAATGTGGAAATCGAGAAATACGAGCAGGAGGGTGATCTGCGCCGTATTTTTGCCGCCATTCTGGTCGACAAGGCCAACCAGAAGGCCATCATCATTGGTAAGGGCGGGGAAAAGCTAAAACGGGTGTCGAGCGAAGCGCGCGTCGATATGGAGCAGATGTTCGAAGGGCGCGTCTACCTCGAGGTCTGGGTAAAGGTCCGGAGTGGATGGGCGGACGATATCCGTTTCCTCAAGCAATTGTCTGGCGAAGGGTGA
- the acpS gene encoding holo-ACP synthase — MIYGIGTDIVEIARIESALSRHGERFARKLLSDEEWQEFLLKGQAAAWLAKRFAAKEAFAKALGTGIRGEVTLPRIAVRNDALGRPVLVLDARLLALLDERKIRAMHLSLSDERQFACAFVVLETLHKVPSS, encoded by the coding sequence GTGATTTACGGCATTGGCACCGACATCGTCGAGATCGCCAGAATCGAATCTGCGCTATCGCGGCATGGCGAGCGGTTTGCCCGCAAATTGCTCTCAGACGAGGAGTGGCAAGAGTTTCTCCTCAAAGGCCAGGCGGCGGCCTGGCTGGCCAAGCGCTTCGCCGCCAAGGAGGCCTTTGCCAAGGCGCTTGGCACGGGCATCCGGGGTGAGGTGACCCTTCCCCGCATTGCCGTCCGTAACGATGCACTGGGCCGCCCGGTGCTGGTTCTCGATGCCAGGCTGCTAGCCTTACTCGACGAACGCAAGATTCGCGCCATGCATCTCAGCCTGAGCGATGAAAGGCAGTTTGCTTGTGCTTTCGTCGTGCTCGAAACCTTACACAAGGTTCCTTCTTCATGA